A single Oryctolagus cuniculus chromosome 18, mOryCun1.1, whole genome shotgun sequence DNA region contains:
- the FHOD1 gene encoding FH1/FH2 domain-containing protein 1 isoform X1 yields MAGGDDRGDGEPASLVTVRVQYLEDTDPFACANFPEPRRAPTCTLDGALPLGAQIPTLHRLLGAPLKLEDCALQVSPSGYYLDPELSLEEQREMLEGFYEEISKGRKPTLILRTQLSVRVNAILEKLYGSSGPELRRSLFSLKQIFQEDKDLVPEFVHSEGLSCLIRVGAAADHNYQTYILRALGQLMLFVDGMLGVVAHSETVQWLYTLCASLSRLVVKTALKLLLVFVEYAENNAPLLIRAVNSVASITGALPWANLVSILEEKNGADPELLVYTVTLINKTLAALPDQDSFYDVTDALEQQGMEALVQRLLGTAGTDVDLRTQLMLYESALRLEDGDLEEAAAAAAAGGRRERRKPSSEEGKRSRRSLEGGGCAVRAPEPGPTGPASPTGSSSSVTSPTPLAGPASSPVSPVSPTSGLRTSVNLFPTISTAPSADSSFERSVYKLHQTAPVCTPESPPVPQCPTGQARLEARFLENVAAAETEKQAALAQGRAEALAGAVPDEADGHPDTREPWDSPEAAPIPRTPQSPTPRVLLRVQRSLESEPKEPPTPPSPKDKPIQALPTRVPKLCIGDLDFSDLGEDEDQDMLNVESVDAGKGVPPPPPLLPGGPPPPPPPPPPPIKGPFPPPPPLAAPFPPSAPDGPALPTKRKTVKLFWRELKLAGGHGSPGSRFGPCPTLWASLEPVSVDTARLEHLFESRAKDVLPSKKAGEGRRTMTTVLDPKRSNAINIGLTTLPPVHVIKAALLNFDEFAVSKDGIEKLLTMMPTEEERQKIEEAQLANPDIPLGPAENFLMTLASIGGLAARLQLWAFKLDYDSMEREIAEPLFDLKVGMEQLVHNATFRCILATLLAVGNFLNGSQSRGFELSYLEKVSEVKDTVRRQSLLHHLCSLVLQTRPDSSDLYSEIPALTRCAKVDFEQLTENLGQLERRSRAAEESLRSLAKHELAPALRARLTHFLAQCGRRVAMLRVVHRRVCNRFHAFLLYLGYTAQAAREVRIMQFCHTLREFALEYRTCRERVLQQQQKRATYRERNKTRGRMITETEKFSGVAGEAPSNPPVPVAVGSGPGQDDANSHASMKSLLTTRPEDTTHNRRSRGMVQSSSPATPTAGPSTAPSEEPPGSSDTSDEIMDLLVQSVTRSSPRALAARERKRSRGNRKSLRRTLKSGLGDDLVQALGLSKAPGLEV; encoded by the exons TTAGAGGATTGTGCCTTGCAAGTGTCTCCCTCTGGATACTACCTGGATCCCGAGCTTTCCCTGGAAGAGCAGCGGGAGATGCTGGAGGGCTTCTATGAAGAGATCAG CAAAGGGCGGAAGCCCACACTCATCCTGCGGACCCAGCTCTCTGTGAGGGTCAATGCCATCTTGG AAAAGTTGTATGGCTCCAGTGGCCCTGAGCTCCGCCGCTCCCTCTTCTCACTGAAGCAGATCTTCCAG GAAGATAAGGACCTGGTACCTGAATTCGTGCACTCGGAGGGGCTGAGTTGCCTGATCCGTGTGGGTGCTGCTGCCGACCACAACTACCAGACCTACATCCTCCGAg CGCTGGGCCAGCTGATGCTTTTTGTGGATGGGATGCTGGGGGTGGTAGCCCACAGTGAGACCGTGCAGTGGCTGTACACACTATGTGCCAGCCTG TCCCGCCTGGTGGTGAAGACGGCCCTGAAGCTGCTGCTGGTGTTTGTGGAATACGCGGAGAACAATGCGCCACTCCTCATCAGGGCTGTCAACTCTGTGGCCAGCATCACAG GCGCTCTTCCCTGGGCCAATCTGGTGTCCATCTTGGAGGAGAAAAATGGTGCTGACCCAGAGCTCTTGGTGTACACCGTCACCCTCATCAACAAG ACGCTGGCTGCGCTCCCAGACCAGGACTCCTTCTACGACGTGACAGATGCCCTGGAGCAGCAGGGCATGGAGGCCCTGGTCCAGCGCCTCTTGGGCACGGCGGGCACTGACGTGGACCTGCGCACACAGCTCATGCTCTACGAG AGCGCCCTGCGGTTGGAGgacggagacctggaggaagccgcagctgctgcagctgcaggtgGGCGGCGGGAGCGACGGAAGCCGTCTTCAGAGGAGGGCAAGAGGAGCCGCAGATCTCTGGAAGGCGGGGGCTGTGCTGTGCGTGCCCCGGAACCTGG ccccacaGGTCCCGCCTCCCCGacaggctcctcctcctccgtcACGAGCCCCACCCCGCTGGCCGGCCCGGCCTCCAGCCCTGTGAGCCCTGTGAGCCCTACCTCTGGCCTCCGTACCTCCGTGAACCTCTTTCCTACCATTTCCACGGCGCCGTCAGCGGACAGCTCCTTTGAGAGGAGCGTCTACAA acTTCACCAAACTGCTCCCGTTTG caccccTGAGAGCCCACCTGTCCCCCAGTGCCCTactgggcaggccaggctgga AGCCCGGTTCCTGGAGAATGTGGCAGcagcagaaacagagaagcaggCTGCACTGGCCCAGGGCCGGGCAGAGGCGCTGGCTGGGGCCGTGCCTGATGAGGCTGACGGACACCCAG ACACTCGAGAACCATGGGActccccagaggcagctcctaTACCCAGAACACCCCAGAGCCCTACCCCCCGAGTCCTGCTGCGGGTCCAGCGGAGCCTTGAGTCTGAGCCCAAGGAACCCCCGACACCACCAAGCCCCAAGGATAAGCCCATCCAGGCGCTCCCTACCCGTGTACCCAAGCTCTGCATTGGGGACCTGGACTTCTCAGATCTGGGGGAAGATGAAGACCAGGACATGTTGAACGTGGAGTCTGTGGATGCTGGGAAAGgcgtcccacccccaccccccctgctccctggaggccccccacctccaccacctccccctcccccacccatcaAAGGCCCCTTCCCACCACCTCCACCCTTGGCTGCCCCATTTCCCCCCTCAGCACCTGAcggcccagccctccccaccaaGAGGAAGACAGTAAAACTCTTTTGGCGGGAGCTAAAGCTGGCTGGGGGCCATGGAAGCCCTGGAAGCCGCTTTGGGCCTTGCCCCACCCTGTGGGCCTCCTTGGAGCCAGTGTCTGTAGACACAGCGCGGCTGgaacacctgtttgagtcccgtgCCAAGGATGTGCTGCCCTCCAAG AAAGCCGGAGAAGGCCGCCGGACAatgaccacagtgctggaccccaagCGCAGCAATGCCATCAACATTGGCCTAACTACACTGCCGCCAGTGCACGTCATCAAGGCTGCCCTGCTTAATTTTGATGAATTTGCTGTCAGCAAGGATGGCATCGAG AAGCTACTGACCATGATGCCCACggaggaggaaaggcagaagaTTGAGGAAGCCCAGCTGGCCAACCCTGACATACCACTGGGCCCAGCTGAGAACTTCCTGATGACTCTCGCCTCTATCGGAGGCCTGGCTGCCCGTCTGCAACTCTGGGCCTTCAAGCTGGACTATGACAGCATGGAGCGG GAAATCGCAGAGCCACTGTTTGACCTCAAAGTAGGCATGGAACAGCTGGTGCACAACGCTACCTTCCGCTGCATCCTGGCTACCCTGCTGGCTGTGGGCAACTTCCTCAATGGCTCTCAG AGCCGCGGCTTTGAGCTGAGTTACCTGGAGAAGGTGTCAGAAGTGAAAGACACGGTGCGCCGGCAGTCGCTGCTGCACCACCTCTGCTCCCTGGTGCTCCAGACGCGGCCTGACTCCTCCGACCTCTACTCAGAAATCCCCGCCCTGACCCGCTGTGCCAAG GTGGACTTTGAGCAACTGACTGAAAACCTGGGGCAGCTGGAGCGCCGGAGCCGGGCAGCAGAGGAGAGCCTGCGGAGCCTGGCCAAGCAcgagctggcccctgccctgcgaGCCCGCCTCACACACTTTCTGGCGCAGTGTGGCCGCCGCGTTGCCATGCTGAGGGTAGTGCACCGGCGTGTCTGTAACAG GTTCCATGCCTTCCTGCTCTACCTGGGCTACACCGCACAGGCAGCCCGCGAAGTCCGCATCATGCAGTTCTGCCACACGCTGCGCGAGTTCGCACTTGAGTACCGCACTTGCCGGGAACGGGTGctacagcagcagcagaagcgGGCCACGTACCGTGAGCGCAACAAGACCCGGGGACGCATGATCACTGAG aCAGAGAAGTTCTCAGGGGTGGCTGGAGAAGCCCCCAGCAACCCGCCTGTCCCAGTGGCTGTGGgcagtgggccaggccaggaTGATGCCAACAGCCATGCCAGCATGAAGAGTCTGCTGACCACCAGGCCTGAGGACACCACACACAACCGCCGCAGCAGAG GCATGGTACAAAGCAGCTCCCCAGCCACGCCCACAGCAGGACCCTCCACTGCCCCCTCAGAAGAACCGCCAGGCTCCAGTGACACATCAGATGAGATCATGGACCTACTGGTGCAGTCAGTGACCAGGAGCAGTCCCCGAGCCTTAGCTGCTAGAGAACGCAAGCGTTCCCGTGGCAACCGCAAGTCTT TGAGACGGACACTGAAGAGTGGGCTGGGAGAT
- the FHOD1 gene encoding FH1/FH2 domain-containing protein 1 isoform X2: MAGGDDRGDGEPASLVTVRVQYLEDTDPFACANFPEPRRAPTCTLDGALPLGAQIPTLHRLLGAPLKLEDCALQVSPSGYYLDPELSLEEQREMLEGFYEEISKGRKPTLILRTQLSVRVNAILEKLYGSSGPELRRSLFSLKQIFQEDKDLVPEFVHSEGLSCLIRVGAAADHNYQTYILRALGQLMLFVDGMLGVVAHSETVQWLYTLCASLSRLVVKTALKLLLVFVEYAENNAPLLIRAVNSVASITGALPWANLVSILEEKNGADPELLVYTVTLINKTLAALPDQDSFYDVTDALEQQGMEALVQRLLGTAGTDVDLRTQLMLYESALRLEDGDLEEAAAAAAAGGRRERRKPSSEEGKRSRRSLEGGGCAVRAPEPGPTGPASPTGSSSSVTSPTPLAGPASSPVSPVSPTSGLRTSVNLFPTISTAPSADSSFERSVYKARFLENVAAAETEKQAALAQGRAEALAGAVPDEADGHPDTREPWDSPEAAPIPRTPQSPTPRVLLRVQRSLESEPKEPPTPPSPKDKPIQALPTRVPKLCIGDLDFSDLGEDEDQDMLNVESVDAGKGVPPPPPLLPGGPPPPPPPPPPPIKGPFPPPPPLAAPFPPSAPDGPALPTKRKTVKLFWRELKLAGGHGSPGSRFGPCPTLWASLEPVSVDTARLEHLFESRAKDVLPSKKAGEGRRTMTTVLDPKRSNAINIGLTTLPPVHVIKAALLNFDEFAVSKDGIEKLLTMMPTEEERQKIEEAQLANPDIPLGPAENFLMTLASIGGLAARLQLWAFKLDYDSMEREIAEPLFDLKVGMEQLVHNATFRCILATLLAVGNFLNGSQSRGFELSYLEKVSEVKDTVRRQSLLHHLCSLVLQTRPDSSDLYSEIPALTRCAKVDFEQLTENLGQLERRSRAAEESLRSLAKHELAPALRARLTHFLAQCGRRVAMLRVVHRRVCNRFHAFLLYLGYTAQAAREVRIMQFCHTLREFALEYRTCRERVLQQQQKRATYRERNKTRGRMITETEKFSGVAGEAPSNPPVPVAVGSGPGQDDANSHASMKSLLTTRPEDTTHNRRSRGMVQSSSPATPTAGPSTAPSEEPPGSSDTSDEIMDLLVQSVTRSSPRALAARERKRSRGNRKSLRRTLKSGLGDDLVQALGLSKAPGLEV, from the exons TTAGAGGATTGTGCCTTGCAAGTGTCTCCCTCTGGATACTACCTGGATCCCGAGCTTTCCCTGGAAGAGCAGCGGGAGATGCTGGAGGGCTTCTATGAAGAGATCAG CAAAGGGCGGAAGCCCACACTCATCCTGCGGACCCAGCTCTCTGTGAGGGTCAATGCCATCTTGG AAAAGTTGTATGGCTCCAGTGGCCCTGAGCTCCGCCGCTCCCTCTTCTCACTGAAGCAGATCTTCCAG GAAGATAAGGACCTGGTACCTGAATTCGTGCACTCGGAGGGGCTGAGTTGCCTGATCCGTGTGGGTGCTGCTGCCGACCACAACTACCAGACCTACATCCTCCGAg CGCTGGGCCAGCTGATGCTTTTTGTGGATGGGATGCTGGGGGTGGTAGCCCACAGTGAGACCGTGCAGTGGCTGTACACACTATGTGCCAGCCTG TCCCGCCTGGTGGTGAAGACGGCCCTGAAGCTGCTGCTGGTGTTTGTGGAATACGCGGAGAACAATGCGCCACTCCTCATCAGGGCTGTCAACTCTGTGGCCAGCATCACAG GCGCTCTTCCCTGGGCCAATCTGGTGTCCATCTTGGAGGAGAAAAATGGTGCTGACCCAGAGCTCTTGGTGTACACCGTCACCCTCATCAACAAG ACGCTGGCTGCGCTCCCAGACCAGGACTCCTTCTACGACGTGACAGATGCCCTGGAGCAGCAGGGCATGGAGGCCCTGGTCCAGCGCCTCTTGGGCACGGCGGGCACTGACGTGGACCTGCGCACACAGCTCATGCTCTACGAG AGCGCCCTGCGGTTGGAGgacggagacctggaggaagccgcagctgctgcagctgcaggtgGGCGGCGGGAGCGACGGAAGCCGTCTTCAGAGGAGGGCAAGAGGAGCCGCAGATCTCTGGAAGGCGGGGGCTGTGCTGTGCGTGCCCCGGAACCTGG ccccacaGGTCCCGCCTCCCCGacaggctcctcctcctccgtcACGAGCCCCACCCCGCTGGCCGGCCCGGCCTCCAGCCCTGTGAGCCCTGTGAGCCCTACCTCTGGCCTCCGTACCTCCGTGAACCTCTTTCCTACCATTTCCACGGCGCCGTCAGCGGACAGCTCCTTTGAGAGGAGCGTCTACAA AGCCCGGTTCCTGGAGAATGTGGCAGcagcagaaacagagaagcaggCTGCACTGGCCCAGGGCCGGGCAGAGGCGCTGGCTGGGGCCGTGCCTGATGAGGCTGACGGACACCCAG ACACTCGAGAACCATGGGActccccagaggcagctcctaTACCCAGAACACCCCAGAGCCCTACCCCCCGAGTCCTGCTGCGGGTCCAGCGGAGCCTTGAGTCTGAGCCCAAGGAACCCCCGACACCACCAAGCCCCAAGGATAAGCCCATCCAGGCGCTCCCTACCCGTGTACCCAAGCTCTGCATTGGGGACCTGGACTTCTCAGATCTGGGGGAAGATGAAGACCAGGACATGTTGAACGTGGAGTCTGTGGATGCTGGGAAAGgcgtcccacccccaccccccctgctccctggaggccccccacctccaccacctccccctcccccacccatcaAAGGCCCCTTCCCACCACCTCCACCCTTGGCTGCCCCATTTCCCCCCTCAGCACCTGAcggcccagccctccccaccaaGAGGAAGACAGTAAAACTCTTTTGGCGGGAGCTAAAGCTGGCTGGGGGCCATGGAAGCCCTGGAAGCCGCTTTGGGCCTTGCCCCACCCTGTGGGCCTCCTTGGAGCCAGTGTCTGTAGACACAGCGCGGCTGgaacacctgtttgagtcccgtgCCAAGGATGTGCTGCCCTCCAAG AAAGCCGGAGAAGGCCGCCGGACAatgaccacagtgctggaccccaagCGCAGCAATGCCATCAACATTGGCCTAACTACACTGCCGCCAGTGCACGTCATCAAGGCTGCCCTGCTTAATTTTGATGAATTTGCTGTCAGCAAGGATGGCATCGAG AAGCTACTGACCATGATGCCCACggaggaggaaaggcagaagaTTGAGGAAGCCCAGCTGGCCAACCCTGACATACCACTGGGCCCAGCTGAGAACTTCCTGATGACTCTCGCCTCTATCGGAGGCCTGGCTGCCCGTCTGCAACTCTGGGCCTTCAAGCTGGACTATGACAGCATGGAGCGG GAAATCGCAGAGCCACTGTTTGACCTCAAAGTAGGCATGGAACAGCTGGTGCACAACGCTACCTTCCGCTGCATCCTGGCTACCCTGCTGGCTGTGGGCAACTTCCTCAATGGCTCTCAG AGCCGCGGCTTTGAGCTGAGTTACCTGGAGAAGGTGTCAGAAGTGAAAGACACGGTGCGCCGGCAGTCGCTGCTGCACCACCTCTGCTCCCTGGTGCTCCAGACGCGGCCTGACTCCTCCGACCTCTACTCAGAAATCCCCGCCCTGACCCGCTGTGCCAAG GTGGACTTTGAGCAACTGACTGAAAACCTGGGGCAGCTGGAGCGCCGGAGCCGGGCAGCAGAGGAGAGCCTGCGGAGCCTGGCCAAGCAcgagctggcccctgccctgcgaGCCCGCCTCACACACTTTCTGGCGCAGTGTGGCCGCCGCGTTGCCATGCTGAGGGTAGTGCACCGGCGTGTCTGTAACAG GTTCCATGCCTTCCTGCTCTACCTGGGCTACACCGCACAGGCAGCCCGCGAAGTCCGCATCATGCAGTTCTGCCACACGCTGCGCGAGTTCGCACTTGAGTACCGCACTTGCCGGGAACGGGTGctacagcagcagcagaagcgGGCCACGTACCGTGAGCGCAACAAGACCCGGGGACGCATGATCACTGAG aCAGAGAAGTTCTCAGGGGTGGCTGGAGAAGCCCCCAGCAACCCGCCTGTCCCAGTGGCTGTGGgcagtgggccaggccaggaTGATGCCAACAGCCATGCCAGCATGAAGAGTCTGCTGACCACCAGGCCTGAGGACACCACACACAACCGCCGCAGCAGAG GCATGGTACAAAGCAGCTCCCCAGCCACGCCCACAGCAGGACCCTCCACTGCCCCCTCAGAAGAACCGCCAGGCTCCAGTGACACATCAGATGAGATCATGGACCTACTGGTGCAGTCAGTGACCAGGAGCAGTCCCCGAGCCTTAGCTGCTAGAGAACGCAAGCGTTCCCGTGGCAACCGCAAGTCTT TGAGACGGACACTGAAGAGTGGGCTGGGAGAT